In Maritimibacter sp. DP1N21-5, a genomic segment contains:
- a CDS encoding MarR family winged helix-turn-helix transcriptional regulator, with product MENFFPYRLAVAAAGLSRQLEDVYRRDHGLSREEWRVLFLLADVTSLTSKELSVRSSLDKVQISRAARRLEKKSLIEGQESKDDRRLRDYACTEKGRAFFRTVFPQVEARANAVLSLLSPVELKALKDGLAALESATKA from the coding sequence ATGGAGAACTTCTTCCCCTATCGCCTCGCAGTCGCAGCCGCGGGTCTCTCCCGTCAGCTCGAAGACGTCTATCGGCGAGACCACGGCCTGTCGCGTGAAGAGTGGCGGGTCCTCTTCCTTCTGGCCGACGTGACGTCCCTGACCTCGAAGGAACTGTCGGTCCGGTCATCGCTCGACAAGGTCCAGATCAGCCGCGCGGCACGACGGCTCGAGAAAAAGTCACTGATCGAAGGCCAGGAATCGAAAGACGACCGCCGGCTGCGTGACTACGCCTGCACCGAAAAAGGCCGCGCGTTCTTCCGAACCGTCTTCCCACAGGTCGAGGCCCGCGCGAACGCGGTCTTGTCCCTGCTGTCTCCCGTGGAACTGAAGGCGCTGAAAGACGGTCTGGCGGCTCTGGAGTCCGCGACCAAGGCGTAA
- a CDS encoding complex I NDUFA9 subunit family protein encodes MSKLVTIYGGSGFLGRYIARRMAKAGWRVRVAVRRPNEALFVKPYGTVGQVAPILCNIRDDASVAAAMAGADAVVNCVGTFDKGGKNNFAAVQTEGAARIARLAAAEGVANLVHISAIGADANGQSEYARSKGKGEAEVLSAFPGAVILRPSILFGPEDNFFNRFAGMTRFGPVLPVVGGKTRFQPVFVDDVAHAAEKAAKGEAPAGIYELGGPEVQSFHALMSKMLDVIQRRRIVLNLPFWIAGIMGSLFDFAHAATGRLISMPLTRDQVTSLRKDNVVGEGVRTFADLGIEPTAMEVVLPRYLWRFRKDGQYADITASARNLRT; translated from the coding sequence ATGTCGAAACTCGTGACCATTTACGGCGGTTCGGGCTTTCTGGGACGCTACATCGCGCGGCGGATGGCCAAGGCGGGGTGGCGTGTGCGGGTGGCGGTGCGCCGGCCCAACGAAGCGCTGTTCGTGAAGCCCTATGGCACGGTCGGACAGGTCGCGCCGATCCTGTGCAACATTCGTGACGATGCCTCGGTCGCCGCTGCGATGGCGGGCGCGGATGCTGTGGTGAACTGTGTGGGCACCTTCGACAAGGGCGGCAAGAACAACTTCGCCGCCGTCCAGACCGAAGGCGCCGCGCGGATCGCCCGGCTCGCCGCGGCAGAGGGCGTCGCCAATCTGGTGCACATCTCGGCCATTGGCGCCGATGCGAACGGTCAAAGCGAATACGCAAGGTCCAAGGGCAAGGGCGAGGCGGAGGTACTGTCGGCCTTCCCCGGCGCCGTGATCCTGCGTCCGTCGATCCTCTTCGGTCCCGAGGACAATTTCTTCAACCGCTTCGCCGGAATGACCCGTTTCGGACCGGTGCTGCCGGTCGTTGGCGGCAAGACCCGTTTCCAGCCCGTCTTCGTCGATGACGTGGCCCATGCCGCCGAAAAGGCCGCGAAGGGCGAGGCGCCCGCCGGGATTTATGAACTCGGCGGACCGGAAGTGCAGTCGTTCCATGCCCTGATGAGCAAGATGCTCGACGTGATCCAGCGCCGTCGCATCGTCCTCAACCTTCCCTTCTGGATCGCCGGGATCATGGGAAGCCTGTTCGACTTCGCCCATGCGGCGACCGGGCGGCTCATCTCCATGCCGCTGACCCGCGATCAGGTGACCTCGCTTCGCAAGGACAACGTGGTCGGGGAAGGCGTGCGCACATTCGCGGACCTCGGGATCGAACCGACCGCGATGGAAGTGGTTCTGCCGCGCTACCTCTGGCGGTTCCGCAAGGACGGACAATATGCCGACATCACCGCCTCGGCGCGCAACCTGCGCACCTGA
- a CDS encoding undecaprenyl-diphosphate phosphatase: protein MSFFQLFILAVVQGLTEFLPISSSGHLILLPRVMGMPDQGQVIDVAVHVGTLLAVVIFFWSDVREGLLGIPRMLTGRIDTPGSRLAFLMAIATVPVIFFGLVLSLLGLDDAMRSIAVIGWAMIVFGVVLWWFDTKSPEVKEDRDWTVKDAVIMGLWQAIALIPGTSRSGATITGARALGYKREDGTRLAMIMSIPTIVASGLLLGAEAAADADWQALRDGAIAAGMAFVAAMLALTIMMRLLKSVSFTPYVIYRLILGVILLWVAYT from the coding sequence ATGAGCTTCTTTCAACTCTTCATTTTGGCGGTGGTTCAGGGGCTTACCGAATTTCTACCGATTTCGTCTTCGGGACACCTGATTCTCCTGCCCCGAGTCATGGGGATGCCGGATCAAGGACAGGTGATCGACGTGGCCGTCCACGTGGGCACGCTCCTGGCGGTGGTCATCTTCTTCTGGTCGGACGTCCGGGAAGGCCTTCTCGGTATTCCCCGGATGCTGACTGGGCGGATCGATACGCCCGGCTCTCGGCTCGCCTTCCTCATGGCGATCGCGACCGTGCCCGTCATCTTCTTCGGCCTCGTCCTCAGCCTTCTTGGTCTGGACGATGCGATGCGGTCCATCGCGGTGATCGGATGGGCGATGATCGTCTTCGGCGTGGTGCTGTGGTGGTTTGACACCAAGTCCCCCGAGGTGAAGGAAGACCGGGACTGGACCGTGAAGGATGCGGTGATCATGGGGCTCTGGCAGGCCATCGCGCTGATCCCGGGCACGTCACGGTCGGGGGCGACCATCACGGGGGCCCGCGCGTTGGGTTACAAGCGCGAGGACGGCACGCGGCTTGCCATGATCATGTCGATACCCACCATCGTGGCATCCGGGCTGCTTCTGGGGGCCGAAGCGGCCGCTGACGCAGACTGGCAGGCGCTCCGGGACGGGGCAATCGCCGCGGGCATGGCCTTTGTCGCCGCGATGCTGGCCTTGACCATCATGATGCGTCTTCTGAAGTCGGTCAGCTTCACGCCCTACGTGATCTACCGCCTGATCCTTGGCGTCATCCTGCTCTGGGTCGCCTACACCTGA
- a CDS encoding NAD(P)-dependent oxidoreductase → MAKQPMLKFTSVGRDMPEKRGAETRREDFHEIYAEFADAKAKEQSSRCSQCGVPYCQSHCPLHNNIPDWLRMTATGRLQEAYQISQETNTFPEICGRICPQDRLCEGNCVIEQSGHGTVTIGAVEKYITDTAWEKGWVEDITPSVERAESVGIIGAGPGGLAAADRLRRAGVQVTVYDRYDRAGGLMTYGIPGFKLEKDVVMRRIDQLEKAGVKFVLNCNVGEDLTFQAIRGQHDSVLIATGVYKTRELGGPGAGSKGIVRAIDYLTASNRASFGDDVPEHEDGSLFAKGKKVVVIGGGDTAMDCVRTAIRQGATSVKCLYRRDRANMPGSQREVQNAEEEGVEFVWMAAPKGFTGDPVTGVIVQRMRLGQPDATGRRSPEPIDGAEYTEDADLVIKALGFEPEELPTLWGEPELPVTRWGTIKADFRTGRTDLEDVYAVGDIVRGASLVVWAIKDGRDAADAMLNAFEAQAASVAAE, encoded by the coding sequence ATGGCCAAGCAACCCATGCTTAAATTTACGAGCGTAGGCCGCGACATGCCGGAGAAGCGTGGCGCCGAAACCCGCCGCGAGGATTTCCATGAAATCTACGCCGAGTTTGCCGACGCGAAAGCCAAGGAACAGTCGAGCCGCTGTTCGCAGTGTGGCGTGCCCTATTGCCAGAGCCATTGCCCGCTTCACAACAACATCCCCGACTGGCTCCGGATGACCGCGACGGGCCGCCTGCAGGAAGCCTACCAGATTTCGCAGGAGACCAATACCTTCCCGGAAATCTGCGGCCGCATTTGTCCGCAGGACCGGCTTTGCGAAGGCAACTGCGTCATCGAACAGTCGGGCCACGGCACCGTGACCATCGGCGCGGTCGAGAAATACATCACCGACACGGCCTGGGAAAAGGGCTGGGTCGAGGACATTACCCCGTCGGTCGAACGGGCCGAGAGCGTCGGCATCATCGGCGCCGGTCCCGGCGGGCTTGCCGCTGCCGACCGTCTGCGCCGCGCGGGCGTGCAGGTCACGGTCTATGACCGCTATGACCGCGCGGGCGGGCTCATGACCTATGGCATTCCGGGCTTCAAGCTCGAGAAGGACGTGGTCATGCGCCGCATCGACCAGCTTGAAAAGGCCGGCGTGAAATTCGTGCTCAACTGCAATGTCGGCGAGGACCTGACGTTTCAGGCCATTCGCGGCCAGCACGACAGCGTGCTCATTGCCACGGGCGTCTACAAGACGCGCGAACTGGGCGGTCCCGGTGCGGGATCGAAGGGCATCGTGCGCGCCATCGACTATCTCACCGCCTCGAACCGGGCGTCTTTCGGCGACGATGTGCCGGAGCATGAGGATGGTTCCCTCTTCGCCAAGGGCAAGAAGGTCGTCGTGATCGGCGGCGGTGACACCGCGATGGACTGTGTCCGCACCGCGATCCGTCAAGGCGCGACGAGCGTCAAATGCCTTTATCGCCGCGACCGCGCCAACATGCCCGGCTCGCAGCGCGAAGTGCAGAACGCCGAGGAAGAAGGCGTCGAATTCGTCTGGATGGCCGCACCCAAGGGCTTCACCGGCGATCCCGTCACCGGCGTGATCGTGCAGCGGATGCGTCTGGGTCAGCCCGACGCGACCGGCCGCCGCTCGCCCGAGCCGATCGACGGCGCGGAATACACCGAGGACGCCGATCTGGTGATCAAGGCGCTCGGCTTCGAGCCGGAAGAGCTGCCCACCCTCTGGGGTGAGCCGGAACTTCCCGTGACCCGTTGGGGCACGATCAAGGCCGATTTCCGCACCGGCCGCACGGACCTCGAAGATGTCTATGCGGTGGGCGACATCGTTCGCGGCGCGTCTTTGGTCGTCTGGGCGATCAAGGACGGACGCGATGCGGCGGATGCCATGCTCAACGCCTTCGAAGCCCAAGCCGCGAGCGTTGCGGCCGAGTGA
- the gltB gene encoding glutamate synthase large subunit — translation MTNYDENWVAEEEAKRAYLAEHGMYRDEFEHSSCGVGLVVAIDGKKTRKVVEAGIDALKAIWHRGAVDADGKTGDGAGIHVQIPVEFFYDQVRRTGHEPRTNEMIAVGQVFLPRTNFGAQETCRTIVETEVLRMGYYIYGWRHVPVDISCLGEKANATRPEIEQILISNSKGVDEETFERELYVIRRRIEKAAAAAGVRELYLASLSCRSIIYKGMMLAEQVAVFYPDLMDERFESAFAIYHQRYSTNTFPQWWLAQPFRMLAHNGEINTLKGNLNWMKSHEIRMASAAFGDLAEDIKPIVPQGSSDSAALDSVFEVLVRAGRSAPMAKTMLVPESWSKQSGEMPKAWRDMYSYANSTMEPWDGPAALAMTDGRWVCGGLDRNGLRPMRYVVTGDGLVIAGSEAGMVPVDEATCVEKGALGPGQLLAVDMKEGKLYHDAEIKDKLAASQPFGEWVEKVIDVDEALMNAEETAVFWGNDLRKRQIAAGFTLEELEQVLAPMAEDAKEALASMGDDTPSAVLSNEYRPLSHFFRQNFSQVTNPPIDSLREFRVMSLKTRFGNLKNVLDENGSQTEILVLESPFVGNAQFDELVRRFNAQMVEIDCTFPVDAGENALRDGLTRIREEAEEAVRSGAGHIILSDMAQSETRIGMPMILATSAVHSWLVRKGLRTFTSVNVRSAECIDPHYFAVLVAAGATVVNAYLAEDSLADRIERGLLDMTLTEAVHNYREAIDQGLLKIMAKMGISVISSYRGGLNFEAVGLSRAMVNEYFPGMTSRISGIGVGGIQRKVADIHAKGWKQGKDILPIGGFYKARKGGETHAWGAQTMHLLQSACDRASYELWKQYSARMQANPPIHLRDMLDIKPLGEPIPIEEVESITAIRKRFVTPGMSLGALSPEAHKTLNVAMNRIGAKSDSGEGGEDPAHFVPEANGDNPSAKIKQVASGRFGVTAEYLNQCEELEIKVAQGAKPGEGGQLPGMKVTDLIARLRHSTKGVTLISPPPHHDIYSIEDLAQLIYDLKQINPRCKVTVKLVASSGVGTIAAGVAKAKADVILISGHNGGTGASPATSIKFAGLPWEMGLTEAHQVLAMNNLRSRVTLRTDGGLRTGRDIVMAAMMGAEEFGIGTAALIAMGCIMVRQCQSNTCPVGVCTQDEALRGKFTGSADKVVNLITFYAQEVREILARIGARSIADVIGRADLLSQVSRGSAHLDDLDLNPLLISVDGVGRDTYNRDRERNAVPDTLDAEIVKDAQRFLNDGEKMQLQYAVRNTHRTIGTRTSSHIVRNFGMRNKLQPDHLTVKLSGSAGQSLGAFAAPGLKIEVAGDANDYVGKGLSGGTIVVRPTMSSPLVASENTIIGNTVLYGATDGYLFAAGRAGERFAVRNSGAKVVIEGCGTNGCEYMTGGIAVILGSIGANFGAGMTGGMAYLYDPDAVAEDFMNMETLVTCAVTVEHWEAELRGLIERHVAETGSRKAAEILRHWDTERDNFLQVCPKEMLPHLAAPLSEEKGAIPAE, via the coding sequence ATGACCAACTATGATGAAAACTGGGTAGCGGAAGAAGAGGCGAAGCGCGCCTATCTGGCCGAGCACGGCATGTATCGCGACGAGTTCGAGCATAGCTCCTGTGGCGTCGGGCTCGTCGTCGCCATCGACGGGAAGAAGACCCGCAAGGTCGTGGAAGCCGGGATCGACGCGCTGAAGGCGATCTGGCACCGGGGCGCGGTTGACGCGGACGGCAAGACCGGCGACGGCGCGGGCATTCACGTGCAGATCCCTGTCGAGTTCTTCTATGACCAGGTCCGCCGCACCGGCCACGAGCCGCGCACGAACGAGATGATCGCCGTCGGCCAAGTGTTCCTGCCCCGCACCAACTTTGGCGCGCAGGAAACCTGCCGGACCATCGTGGAAACCGAAGTGCTGCGGATGGGCTATTACATCTACGGCTGGCGCCATGTGCCCGTGGACATCTCTTGCCTCGGTGAAAAAGCCAACGCGACACGCCCCGAGATCGAGCAGATCCTGATCTCGAACTCCAAGGGCGTGGACGAAGAGACTTTCGAGCGCGAGCTGTACGTCATCCGCCGCCGGATCGAAAAAGCCGCCGCCGCCGCTGGCGTGCGCGAGCTTTACCTTGCCTCGCTGTCCTGCCGGTCGATCATCTACAAGGGCATGATGCTCGCCGAACAGGTCGCGGTCTTCTACCCTGACCTGATGGACGAGCGCTTTGAATCGGCCTTCGCGATCTATCACCAGCGCTATTCCACCAATACCTTCCCGCAGTGGTGGCTCGCCCAGCCGTTCCGCATGCTCGCCCACAACGGCGAGATCAACACGCTGAAGGGCAACCTCAACTGGATGAAATCGCACGAGATCCGCATGGCGTCCGCCGCCTTTGGCGATCTGGCCGAAGACATCAAGCCGATCGTGCCTCAGGGTTCGTCGGACTCCGCCGCGCTCGATTCGGTGTTCGAGGTGCTGGTGCGCGCCGGTCGCTCGGCCCCGATGGCGAAGACGATGCTGGTGCCCGAGTCGTGGTCCAAGCAGTCGGGCGAAATGCCGAAAGCCTGGCGCGACATGTATTCCTACGCCAACTCCACGATGGAGCCTTGGGACGGCCCCGCGGCGCTCGCCATGACTGATGGCCGCTGGGTCTGCGGCGGTCTCGACCGCAACGGCCTGCGCCCGATGCGCTATGTCGTGACGGGCGATGGCCTCGTCATCGCCGGGTCGGAAGCGGGTATGGTGCCGGTGGACGAAGCGACCTGCGTGGAAAAAGGCGCGCTTGGTCCGGGGCAGTTGCTCGCCGTCGACATGAAAGAGGGCAAGCTCTACCACGACGCCGAGATCAAGGACAAACTCGCCGCCTCCCAGCCCTTTGGCGAATGGGTCGAGAAGGTCATCGACGTCGACGAAGCCCTGATGAACGCCGAGGAAACGGCCGTCTTCTGGGGCAACGATCTGCGCAAGCGCCAGATCGCGGCGGGCTTCACGCTCGAGGAACTGGAACAGGTGCTCGCCCCCATGGCGGAGGACGCCAAGGAAGCGCTCGCCTCCATGGGCGACGACACCCCGTCGGCGGTGCTGTCGAACGAGTACCGGCCCCTGAGCCATTTCTTCCGGCAGAACTTCAGCCAGGTCACGAACCCGCCCATCGACAGCTTGCGCGAATTCCGGGTGATGAGCCTCAAGACCCGGTTTGGGAACCTCAAGAACGTGCTCGACGAAAACGGCAGCCAAACCGAGATCCTCGTTCTGGAAAGCCCCTTCGTCGGCAACGCACAGTTCGACGAACTTGTGCGCCGCTTCAATGCGCAGATGGTGGAGATCGACTGCACCTTCCCGGTGGACGCGGGTGAAAACGCACTTCGGGACGGGCTGACCCGTATCCGCGAGGAAGCGGAAGAAGCCGTCCGTTCCGGCGCCGGTCACATCATCCTGTCCGACATGGCGCAATCCGAAACCCGGATCGGGATGCCGATGATCCTCGCGACATCGGCGGTCCACAGCTGGCTGGTGCGCAAGGGGCTTCGGACCTTCACCTCGGTAAACGTGCGCTCGGCCGAATGTATCGACCCGCATTACTTCGCGGTGCTCGTCGCCGCCGGTGCAACCGTCGTGAACGCCTATCTCGCCGAAGACTCGCTTGCGGATCGCATCGAACGCGGCCTGCTCGACATGACGCTCACCGAAGCCGTGCACAACTACCGCGAAGCCATCGACCAGGGCCTTCTGAAGATCATGGCGAAGATGGGCATCTCGGTCATCTCGTCCTATCGCGGCGGCCTCAACTTCGAGGCGGTCGGCCTGTCGCGCGCCATGGTGAACGAATATTTCCCCGGCATGACATCGCGGATTTCCGGCATCGGTGTCGGTGGCATCCAGCGCAAGGTGGCCGACATCCACGCGAAAGGCTGGAAGCAGGGCAAGGACATCCTGCCCATCGGCGGCTTCTACAAGGCCCGCAAGGGCGGCGAGACTCACGCCTGGGGCGCGCAGACGATGCACCTGTTGCAATCGGCCTGTGACCGCGCCTCCTACGAGCTGTGGAAACAGTATTCGGCCCGGATGCAGGCGAACCCGCCGATCCACCTGCGCGACATGCTCGACATCAAACCGCTGGGCGAACCGATCCCGATCGAGGAAGTGGAATCGATCACCGCGATCCGCAAACGCTTCGTGACCCCCGGCATGTCGCTGGGCGCCCTGTCGCCCGAGGCGCACAAGACGCTCAACGTCGCGATGAACCGGATCGGGGCCAAGTCCGACTCGGGTGAAGGCGGCGAAGACCCGGCGCATTTCGTGCCGGAGGCGAACGGCGATAACCCCTCGGCCAAGATCAAGCAGGTGGCGTCGGGCCGGTTCGGTGTGACCGCCGAATACCTGAACCAGTGCGAAGAGCTCGAGATCAAGGTGGCGCAGGGCGCGAAACCCGGCGAAGGCGGCCAGCTGCCCGGCATGAAGGTCACCGACCTCATCGCCCGTCTGCGGCACTCGACCAAGGGCGTGACGCTGATCTCGCCGCCGCCGCACCACGACATCTACTCGATCGAGGACCTCGCACAGCTCATCTATGACCTCAAGCAGATCAACCCGCGCTGCAAGGTGACGGTGAAACTCGTGGCCTCGTCCGGCGTCGGCACCATCGCCGCCGGTGTCGCCAAGGCCAAGGCCGACGTGATCCTGATTTCGGGCCACAACGGCGGCACGGGCGCCTCGCCCGCAACCTCGATCAAGTTCGCCGGTCTGCCGTGGGAAATGGGCTTGACCGAGGCGCATCAGGTGCTCGCCATGAACAACCTTCGTTCGCGCGTGACGCTGCGCACGGACGGTGGCCTGCGCACGGGTCGTGACATCGTCATGGCCGCGATGATGGGCGCCGAGGAGTTCGGCATCGGCACCGCCGCCCTCATTGCCATGGGCTGCATCATGGTCCGCCAGTGTCAGTCGAACACCTGCCCGGTGGGCGTCTGCACGCAGGACGAGGCGCTGCGCGGCAAGTTCACGGGAAGCGCGGACAAGGTGGTGAACCTCATCACCTTCTATGCGCAGGAAGTCCGTGAAATCCTCGCCCGGATCGGGGCCCGCTCCATCGCCGACGTGATCGGTCGCGCGGATCTCTTGTCGCAGGTCAGCCGTGGCTCGGCCCACCTCGACGATCTCGACCTCAACCCGCTGCTCATCAGCGTGGATGGCGTCGGACGCGACACCTACAACCGGGATCGCGAACGCAATGCCGTGCCCGATACGCTGGATGCGGAAATCGTGAAGGACGCCCAGCGCTTCCTGAACGACGGCGAGAAGATGCAGCTTCAGTATGCCGTGCGAAACACCCACCGCACCATCGGCACGCGCACCTCGTCGCATATCGTGCGCAACTTCGGCATGCGCAACAAGCTCCAGCCCGACCACCTGACGGTCAAGCTTTCGGGGTCTGCGGGTCAGTCTCTGGGGGCCTTCGCCGCGCCCGGTCTGAAGATCGAGGTGGCGGGCGATGCCAACGACTATGTCGGCAAGGGTCTCTCGGGCGGCACCATCGTGGTGCGCCCCACCATGTCCTCGCCGCTGGTCGCGTCGGAGAACACGATCATCGGGAACACCGTGCTTTATGGTGCCACCGACGGTTACCTCTTCGCCGCCGGGCGCGCGGGCGAGCGTTTCGCCGTCCGGAACTCGGGCGCGAAAGTGGTAATCGAGGGCTGCGGGACCAACGGTTGTGAATACATGACCGGCGGTATCGCGGTGATCCTCGGGTCCATCGGCGCGAATTTCGGCGCGGGCATGACCGGCGGCATGGCCTATCTCTACGACCCGGACGCGGTCGCCGAGGACTTCATGAACATGGAGACTCTCGTGACCTGCGCCGTGACCGTGGAGCATTGGGAGGCCGAACTGCGCGGGCTGATCGAACGCCATGTCGCCGAAACCGGCAGCCGCAAGGCCGCCGAGATCCTGCGCCACTGGGACACCGAACGCGACAACTTCCTCCAGGTCTGCCCGAAAGAGATGCTGCCCCATCTGGCCGCACCCCTCTCGGAGGAAAAGGGCGCGATCCCGGCAGAATAA
- a CDS encoding dihydrofolate reductase family protein, translating to MIEGHVFIATSMDGYIARPDGGLDWLDVAGTEDDHGYADFMSRMDGLIMGRVTFETVLGFGDWPYDKPVVVLSRRTTSLPAHLEGRVTITAEPPRQVMNRLGQEGWRRAYIDGGRVITSFLDERLVTELTVTRIPVLLGAGIPLFGALRRDITLTHLETRNFPTGLVQSRYAIVPMPG from the coding sequence ATGATCGAAGGGCATGTCTTCATCGCGACCAGCATGGACGGCTATATCGCCCGGCCGGATGGCGGGCTCGATTGGCTGGATGTGGCCGGGACCGAGGACGATCACGGATACGCGGACTTCATGTCCCGGATGGACGGGCTGATCATGGGACGCGTGACCTTTGAAACCGTGCTGGGATTTGGCGACTGGCCCTACGACAAACCCGTGGTCGTCCTGTCTCGACGCACAACGTCGCTTCCGGCGCATCTGGAAGGCCGCGTGACGATCACGGCGGAACCGCCCCGGCAGGTCATGAACCGGCTTGGGCAGGAGGGGTGGCGCCGGGCCTATATTGACGGCGGTCGGGTAATCACCTCCTTCCTCGACGAAAGGCTCGTGACGGAGCTGACCGTGACGCGGATCCCGGTCCTGCTTGGTGCCGGGATTCCTCTGTTCGGCGCCCTGCGCCGGGACATCACCCTCACGCATCTGGAGACTCGCAACTTTCCCACCGGGCTGGTCCAGTCGCGCTATGCCATTGTGCCGATGCCGGGATAG
- the mtgA gene encoding monofunctional biosynthetic peptidoglycan transglycosylase, with translation MARACRDTPKKQRIRPGRWVVRFVGRWLRRAALALVALVCVGISLFAVVNPPVTPYQLAERMRLGSIERDWIPMEDMAPVMARSVVAAEDANFCLHWGFDMEAIRQVIEAGENRGASTLSQQVVKNVFLWHGRNYTRKALEGLITPAMELVWTKRRIVEVYLNVVEFDEGVFGVGAAAPHYFGVSARDLTATQAALLAAVLPDPKGRDAARPSAFMQRRSASIRDGAETIRVDGRSECFED, from the coding sequence ATGGCGCGGGCATGTAGAGACACTCCCAAGAAACAACGCATTCGTCCCGGACGCTGGGTCGTCCGTTTCGTCGGTCGCTGGCTCCGGCGGGCAGCGCTCGCCCTTGTCGCTCTGGTCTGCGTCGGGATTTCGCTATTCGCCGTCGTGAACCCGCCGGTAACGCCTTACCAGCTCGCCGAACGCATGCGGCTCGGCTCGATCGAGCGCGACTGGATCCCGATGGAGGACATGGCTCCGGTCATGGCACGCTCGGTCGTTGCGGCGGAAGACGCGAACTTCTGCCTGCACTGGGGCTTCGACATGGAAGCGATCCGGCAGGTGATCGAGGCGGGCGAAAACCGGGGCGCGTCGACGCTGTCGCAACAGGTGGTCAAGAACGTCTTCCTCTGGCACGGGCGGAATTACACCCGCAAGGCACTGGAAGGGCTGATCACGCCCGCGATGGAGCTTGTCTGGACCAAGCGGCGCATCGTCGAGGTCTACCTCAACGTGGTGGAATTCGACGAAGGCGTGTTCGGCGTCGGCGCCGCCGCCCCGCATTACTTCGGTGTCTCGGCGCGCGATCTGACAGCGACGCAGGCCGCCCTGCTCGCCGCCGTGCTGCCCGATCCCAAGGGGCGGGACGCGGCGAGACCCTCGGCCTTCATGCAGCGGCGGTCGGCAAGTATCCGCGACGGAGCCGAGACAATCCGCGTGGACGGGCGATCCGAATGCTTCGAGGATTGA
- a CDS encoding glutathione S-transferase family protein, with translation MIRLYHSPLSPFCRKVRLVLAEKRLEVELVEERYWEKSVEFMRRNPAGKVPVLRIDGKTLTESAPICEYLDERFTDPPLIPKGTDSRYEVRRLIAWFDDKFHHEVTANLLYERVNKKLTGAGYPDSTKIKTGAKAIKYHLDYMGWLLEQRRWLAGDNMTLADFAGAAHLSSLDYISDVDWNRNGNVREWYAKIKSRPAFRSLLADQVPSFPPPPHYADLDF, from the coding sequence ATGATCCGTCTCTATCATTCACCCCTGTCTCCCTTCTGCCGAAAGGTGCGTCTCGTACTCGCCGAGAAGCGGCTCGAGGTCGAGTTGGTTGAAGAGCGGTACTGGGAAAAGTCCGTCGAGTTCATGCGTCGCAACCCGGCCGGCAAGGTCCCGGTCCTGCGCATCGACGGCAAGACCCTGACCGAAAGCGCGCCGATCTGCGAGTATCTGGACGAACGCTTCACCGATCCGCCCCTGATCCCGAAGGGCACCGACTCCCGCTACGAGGTGCGCCGGCTCATCGCGTGGTTCGATGACAAGTTCCACCACGAGGTGACGGCGAACCTGCTTTACGAGCGGGTGAACAAGAAACTGACCGGCGCTGGCTATCCCGACAGCACGAAGATCAAGACAGGCGCGAAGGCGATCAAGTATCACCTCGACTACATGGGCTGGCTCCTCGAACAGCGGCGCTGGCTTGCCGGGGACAACATGACGCTGGCGGATTTCGCGGGCGCCGCGCATCTCTCCTCGCTCGACTATATCTCGGACGTCGACTGGAACCGGAACGGCAACGTGCGCGAATGGTATGCAAAGATCAAATCGCGCCCGGCCTTCCGGTCGCTGCTCGCCGATCAGGTTCCGAGCTTCCCGCCGCCGCCACATTACGCCGACCTCGACTTCTGA